One region of Citrus sinensis cultivar Valencia sweet orange chromosome 6, DVS_A1.0, whole genome shotgun sequence genomic DNA includes:
- the LOC102627671 gene encoding UPF0481 protein At3g47200-like isoform X3: MVGFLQHHEQHIRHCYEETSNLKKLEFITMILYDAVFIIELFLRSFEWRIRIRSLPPYKPLLRTTIRYDLLLLENQLPYFVLEELYEIAFPNNTNNPSLLILSCQYFRDSLFNEDNILNLSNFEAEVKHFTDLKRHLLTYTYLRPQSRGVTPDLPCAIKLQESGVKFKQHVQGKCLIDINFDKKEKLGIPFSWLKLKVHELQIPPINIYDQTESVFRNLMALEQCHYPHETLVCNYINLVDALINNEEDVNLLVEAGIISIHVGNNAKVANLFNKLGDYIILDCSCYCDIFRDLKAHYDNPWNHAMATLKRVYFNNLWRSTGTVAAILLLVLTLVQAICSILQVV, encoded by the coding sequence ATGGTAGGCTTCTTACAGCATCACGAGCAACATATTCGCCATTGTTACGAAGAAACGAGTAATCTTAAAAAACTTGAGTTTATAACAATGATTCTCTATGACGCTGTCTTTATCATCGAGCTCTTTTTGAGAAGCTTTGAGTGGCGTATACGTATTAGAAGCTTGCCTCCGTATAAACCACTATTGAGAACTACTATTCGGTATGACTTGTTACTGCTTGAAAATCAGCTACCGTACTTCGTCCTGGAAGAGTTATATGAGATAGCCTTCCCGAACAATACTAATAATCCTTCCTTGCTTATTCTATCTTGTCAATACTTCCGGGATTCTTTGTTCAATGAAGACAATATattaaatctttcaaatttcGAGGCTGAAGTTAAACATTTCACGGATTTGAAGAGACATCTTTTAACATATACATACTTAAGACCGCAGTCTAGAGGAGTAACTCCAGATTTACCTTGTGCAATCAAACTGCAAGAGTCAGGAGTGAAATTCAAGCAGCATGTTCAAGGAAAATGCTtgattgatataaattttgataaaaaggaAAAGCTAGGCATCCCATTCTCATGGTTGAAATTGAAAGTACACGAGCTGCAAATTCCACCCATTAATATATACGACCAAACGGAATCCGTGTTTCGAAACTTGATGGCTTTGGAACAGTGCCACTATCCGCATGAAACCCTTGTCTGCAATTATATCAATCTGGTGGATGCTCTTATCAACAATGAAGAAGATGTCAATTTGCTCGTTGAAGCAGGGATTATATCTATTCACGTGGGCAACAATGCTAAAGTAGCAAATCTGTTCAACAAACTTGGGGATTATATCATTTTAGACTGTTCCTGTTACTGTGACATTTTCAGGGATCTGAAAGCACACTACGACAATCCTTGGAACCATGCAATGGCAACCTTGAAAAGAGTTTATTTTAACAATCTTTGGAGAAGCACTGGAACTGTTGCTGCCATTCTGCTCCTAGTCCTCACTTTGGTACAAGCCATATGTTCTATTCTCCAAGTTGTCTGA
- the LOC102627671 gene encoding putative UPF0481 protein At3g02645 isoform X1 translates to MEVERNDLIRFDSLKVHKEWLIDEEQENLEPQPECCIYRVPKALRKANEEAYTPQVISIGPLHYGKKELAYMEKQKIRFRREFSKRITPEIWQEMVGFLQHHEQHIRHCYEETSNLKKLEFITMILYDAVFIIELFLRSFEWRIRIRSLPPYKPLLRTTIRYDLLLLENQLPYFVLEELYEIAFPNNTNNPSLLILSCQYFRDSLFNEDNILNLSNFEAEVKHFTDLKRHLLTYTYLRPQSRGVTPDLPCAIKLQESGVKFKQHVQGKCLIDINFDKKEKLGIPFSWLKLKVHELQIPPINIYDQTESVFRNLMALEQCHYPHETLVCNYINLVDALINNEEDVNLLVEAGIISIHVGNNAKVANLFNKLGDYIILDCSCYCDIFRDLKAHYDNPWNHAMATLKRVYFNNLWRSTGTVAAILLLVLTLVQAICSILQVV, encoded by the coding sequence ATGGAGGTGGAAAGGAATGACTTGATAAGATTTGATTCCCTTAAAGTACACAAAGAGTGGCTAATTGACGAGGAGCAGGAAAACTTGGAGCCTCAACCTGAGTGCTGTATTTACAGGGTTCCTAAAGCTCTCCGCAAAGCAAATGAAGAAGCTTACACTCCTCAGGTAATTTCGATAGGCCCTCTTCATTATGGTAAAAAAGAATTAGCTTATATggaaaagcaaaaaattagatttagaaGAGAATTTAGTAAACGAATCACTCCAGAGATATGGCAGGAAATGGTAGGCTTCTTACAGCATCACGAGCAACATATTCGCCATTGTTACGAAGAAACGAGTAATCTTAAAAAACTTGAGTTTATAACAATGATTCTCTATGACGCTGTCTTTATCATCGAGCTCTTTTTGAGAAGCTTTGAGTGGCGTATACGTATTAGAAGCTTGCCTCCGTATAAACCACTATTGAGAACTACTATTCGGTATGACTTGTTACTGCTTGAAAATCAGCTACCGTACTTCGTCCTGGAAGAGTTATATGAGATAGCCTTCCCGAACAATACTAATAATCCTTCCTTGCTTATTCTATCTTGTCAATACTTCCGGGATTCTTTGTTCAATGAAGACAATATattaaatctttcaaatttcGAGGCTGAAGTTAAACATTTCACGGATTTGAAGAGACATCTTTTAACATATACATACTTAAGACCGCAGTCTAGAGGAGTAACTCCAGATTTACCTTGTGCAATCAAACTGCAAGAGTCAGGAGTGAAATTCAAGCAGCATGTTCAAGGAAAATGCTtgattgatataaattttgataaaaaggaAAAGCTAGGCATCCCATTCTCATGGTTGAAATTGAAAGTACACGAGCTGCAAATTCCACCCATTAATATATACGACCAAACGGAATCCGTGTTTCGAAACTTGATGGCTTTGGAACAGTGCCACTATCCGCATGAAACCCTTGTCTGCAATTATATCAATCTGGTGGATGCTCTTATCAACAATGAAGAAGATGTCAATTTGCTCGTTGAAGCAGGGATTATATCTATTCACGTGGGCAACAATGCTAAAGTAGCAAATCTGTTCAACAAACTTGGGGATTATATCATTTTAGACTGTTCCTGTTACTGTGACATTTTCAGGGATCTGAAAGCACACTACGACAATCCTTGGAACCATGCAATGGCAACCTTGAAAAGAGTTTATTTTAACAATCTTTGGAGAAGCACTGGAACTGTTGCTGCCATTCTGCTCCTAGTCCTCACTTTGGTACAAGCCATATGTTCTATTCTCCAAGTTGTCTGA
- the LOC102627671 gene encoding UPF0481 protein At3g47200-like isoform X2, giving the protein MEVERNDLIRFDSLKVHKEWLIDEEQENLEPQPECCIYRVPKALRKANEEAYTPQEMVGFLQHHEQHIRHCYEETSNLKKLEFITMILYDAVFIIELFLRSFEWRIRIRSLPPYKPLLRTTIRYDLLLLENQLPYFVLEELYEIAFPNNTNNPSLLILSCQYFRDSLFNEDNILNLSNFEAEVKHFTDLKRHLLTYTYLRPQSRGVTPDLPCAIKLQESGVKFKQHVQGKCLIDINFDKKEKLGIPFSWLKLKVHELQIPPINIYDQTESVFRNLMALEQCHYPHETLVCNYINLVDALINNEEDVNLLVEAGIISIHVGNNAKVANLFNKLGDYIILDCSCYCDIFRDLKAHYDNPWNHAMATLKRVYFNNLWRSTGTVAAILLLVLTLVQAICSILQVV; this is encoded by the exons ATGGAGGTGGAAAGGAATGACTTGATAAGATTTGATTCCCTTAAAGTACACAAAGAGTGGCTAATTGACGAGGAGCAGGAAAACTTGGAGCCTCAACCTGAGTGCTGTATTTACAGGGTTCCTAAAGCTCTCCGCAAAGCAAATGAAGAAGCTTACACTCCTCAG GAAATGGTAGGCTTCTTACAGCATCACGAGCAACATATTCGCCATTGTTACGAAGAAACGAGTAATCTTAAAAAACTTGAGTTTATAACAATGATTCTCTATGACGCTGTCTTTATCATCGAGCTCTTTTTGAGAAGCTTTGAGTGGCGTATACGTATTAGAAGCTTGCCTCCGTATAAACCACTATTGAGAACTACTATTCGGTATGACTTGTTACTGCTTGAAAATCAGCTACCGTACTTCGTCCTGGAAGAGTTATATGAGATAGCCTTCCCGAACAATACTAATAATCCTTCCTTGCTTATTCTATCTTGTCAATACTTCCGGGATTCTTTGTTCAATGAAGACAATATattaaatctttcaaatttcGAGGCTGAAGTTAAACATTTCACGGATTTGAAGAGACATCTTTTAACATATACATACTTAAGACCGCAGTCTAGAGGAGTAACTCCAGATTTACCTTGTGCAATCAAACTGCAAGAGTCAGGAGTGAAATTCAAGCAGCATGTTCAAGGAAAATGCTtgattgatataaattttgataaaaaggaAAAGCTAGGCATCCCATTCTCATGGTTGAAATTGAAAGTACACGAGCTGCAAATTCCACCCATTAATATATACGACCAAACGGAATCCGTGTTTCGAAACTTGATGGCTTTGGAACAGTGCCACTATCCGCATGAAACCCTTGTCTGCAATTATATCAATCTGGTGGATGCTCTTATCAACAATGAAGAAGATGTCAATTTGCTCGTTGAAGCAGGGATTATATCTATTCACGTGGGCAACAATGCTAAAGTAGCAAATCTGTTCAACAAACTTGGGGATTATATCATTTTAGACTGTTCCTGTTACTGTGACATTTTCAGGGATCTGAAAGCACACTACGACAATCCTTGGAACCATGCAATGGCAACCTTGAAAAGAGTTTATTTTAACAATCTTTGGAGAAGCACTGGAACTGTTGCTGCCATTCTGCTCCTAGTCCTCACTTTGGTACAAGCCATATGTTCTATTCTCCAAGTTGTCTGA